A genomic region of Dactylococcopsis salina PCC 8305 contains the following coding sequences:
- the pseH gene encoding UDP-4-amino-4,6-dideoxy-N-acetyl-beta-L-altrosamine N-acetyltransferase, producing the protein MAKCEDYFLRNLQETDLEKVLTWRNSERVRINMYTNHVITWEEHLAWFQKIQKKENVIYLIFEFLSCPIGLICFTDLDRTNNKALGGFYLGEVDTSPRSGIAMEYLGLEYVFEKMDFRKLGCEVLAFNKSVIKFHKKFGFSQEGYFNQHIYRDGQYLDVVFLALLKEDWLNSKERLAKLAFR; encoded by the coding sequence ATGGCAAAATGCGAAGATTACTTTCTGAGAAACCTACAAGAAACTGACTTAGAAAAGGTTTTGACATGGCGCAACTCCGAAAGAGTGCGGATTAATATGTACACGAATCATGTAATTACATGGGAAGAACATTTAGCTTGGTTTCAAAAAATTCAAAAAAAGGAAAATGTTATTTACTTAATCTTTGAGTTTTTAAGTTGTCCGATTGGATTAATTTGTTTTACCGATCTCGATCGAACGAATAATAAAGCATTAGGAGGGTTTTATTTAGGCGAAGTTGATACTTCTCCTAGAAGTGGCATAGCAATGGAATATTTAGGATTAGAGTATGTTTTTGAAAAAATGGATTTCAGAAAACTAGGCTGTGAAGTATTAGCATTTAATAAAAGTGTAATTAAGTTTCACAAAAAATTTGGATTTAGCCAAGAAGGCTATTTTAATCAGCATATCTATAGAGATGGGCAGTATTTAGATGTCGTCTTTTTAGCTTTGCTTAAAGAAGATTGGCTAAACTCTAAAGAAAGATTAGCTAAACTAGCCTTTAGATAA
- a CDS encoding PIG-L family deacetylase — MSSLKLMDFPDNRMDSCDLLDIIKAIEPLIQEYSPQRIYTHHPGDVNIDHQRISEAVITAARSTPNHATKTILFFEVPSSTEWQVSPVKATFQPNWFVDISETLQLKQKALAAYDSEMRDFPHPRSYSAIAHLAHWRGATAGVEAAEAFVLARHRE; from the coding sequence GTGAGTTCCTTAAAATTAATGGATTTTCCAGACAATCGGATGGATAGCTGCGATTTACTCGATATTATCAAAGCGATCGAGCCATTAATCCAAGAATATTCCCCTCAGCGCATTTACACCCATCATCCAGGGGATGTCAACATTGATCACCAGCGCATTAGTGAAGCTGTAATCACCGCAGCGCGATCGACCCCCAATCATGCCACAAAGACAATTCTCTTTTTTGAAGTTCCCTCCAGTACAGAATGGCAAGTTTCCCCCGTGAAAGCAACCTTTCAGCCGAACTGGTTTGTGGATATCTCCGAAACCCTCCAGTTAAAGCAAAAAGCCCTCGCAGCCTATGATTCAGAAATGCGGGATTTTCCTCATCCAAGATCATACAGCGCGATCGCGCATTTAGCCCATTGGCGAGGCGCAACAGCAGGAGTCGAAGCAGCAGAAGCCTTTGTTTTAGCCCGTCATCGAGAATAG
- a CDS encoding ribonuclease toxin HepT-like protein, with the protein MNGRYLTLAGRIRRDLKDLETVVQRSQDIWKQYETSQNDQFLDAVALNLHSFYTGIERILESIAEISDGYQPTGKSWHRELLLQLASEVSGIRPPVLSDSLLKALDQYRGFRHVVRNIYTFRLEANQISPLIDQLSTTYQNCQIELLQFADFLEETGTST; encoded by the coding sequence ATGAATGGTCGTTACTTAACGCTTGCGGGTCGAATTCGTCGCGATCTAAAAGATTTAGAAACAGTTGTCCAGCGCAGTCAAGATATCTGGAAACAATATGAAACCTCTCAAAACGATCAATTTCTAGACGCAGTTGCACTTAACTTACACAGTTTTTACACAGGAATAGAACGTATTTTAGAAAGCATTGCCGAAATTAGCGATGGGTATCAGCCGACAGGAAAAAGCTGGCATCGAGAATTGTTACTACAATTGGCTTCAGAAGTTTCTGGAATTCGTCCTCCAGTCTTAAGTGATTCACTCTTAAAAGCCTTAGATCAATATCGTGGGTTTCGTCATGTAGTGAGAAATATTTATACTTTTCGTCTCGAAGCTAACCAAATTTCACCTTTAATTGATCAACTTTCAACAACTTATCAAAATTGTCAGATCGAGCTTTTGCAATTTGCTGATTTTTTAGAAGAAACTGGTACTTCCACCTAA
- the tsaD gene encoding tRNA (adenosine(37)-N6)-threonylcarbamoyltransferase complex transferase subunit TsaD, translating into MSTILAIETSCDETSVAIVKNRHILSNIVASQIDVHRAYGGVVPEVASRQHLEVMNVCLEEALQEGSLGWDQIDGVAVTVAPGLVGALFVGLATAKTLAMVHNKPLLGIHHLEGHIYASYLSEPTLKPPFLCLLVSGGHTSLIAVRDYGSYEVLGGTRDDAAGEAFDKTARLLGLGYPGGPAIDRAAKLGNPFAYSLPEGKVSHPDGGYYPYEFSFSGLKTAVSRLVKQLETQGALPVNDLAASFQETVARSLTHRAIACALEHSLSTIVVGGGVAANRSLREKLTAMGTEKGLKVHFPPMRLCTDNAAMIACAGVQHYQRNEFSPLTISANSRLSLTELMSLYGSKY; encoded by the coding sequence AGTGTCGCTATTGTTAAGAATCGTCACATTTTAAGTAATATTGTTGCTTCCCAAATTGATGTTCATCGTGCTTATGGTGGTGTTGTGCCAGAAGTCGCTTCTCGTCAACATTTAGAAGTGATGAATGTCTGTTTAGAAGAGGCGTTACAGGAAGGAAGCCTCGGTTGGGATCAGATTGATGGGGTGGCGGTGACAGTTGCGCCAGGTTTGGTGGGAGCATTATTCGTGGGATTAGCAACGGCAAAAACTCTCGCGATGGTTCATAATAAGCCGTTACTGGGAATTCATCATCTGGAAGGACATATTTACGCCAGTTATCTCAGTGAACCGACGTTAAAGCCTCCTTTTCTCTGTTTATTGGTGTCTGGTGGTCATACCAGTTTGATTGCAGTGCGCGATTATGGTAGTTATGAGGTTTTGGGGGGAACTCGTGATGATGCAGCAGGAGAGGCGTTTGATAAGACCGCCCGTTTGTTAGGATTAGGTTATCCAGGGGGGCCGGCGATTGATCGCGCGGCGAAGTTGGGAAATCCTTTTGCTTATTCTCTCCCCGAAGGAAAAGTCTCTCATCCCGATGGGGGCTATTATCCCTATGAGTTTAGTTTTAGTGGCTTAAAAACGGCAGTTTCCCGTTTGGTGAAGCAATTAGAAACTCAAGGAGCGTTACCCGTGAATGATCTGGCGGCTTCCTTTCAAGAAACCGTCGCTCGATCGTTAACTCACCGCGCGATCGCCTGTGCTTTAGAACACAGTTTATCAACCATTGTTGTGGGAGGAGGGGTCGCAGCGAATCGGAGTTTAAGGGAGAAATTAACCGCAATGGGAACAGAGAAAGGGTTAAAGGTTCACTTTCCCCCGATGCGTTTGTGTACAGATAATGCAGCGATGATTGCTTGTGCTGGAGTGCAACATTATCAACGCAATGAATTTTCCCCTTTAACAATTAGTGCCAATTCTCGTTTAAGTCTGACTGAATTAATGAGTCTTTATGGTAGTAAATACTAA
- a CDS encoding nucleotidyltransferase family protein produces the protein MNSYKATARRRKQSAIAQTEKRWQQAQIIAQQASNFLRQEYGEIQVILFGSSTQRDRFHLHSDIDLAIKGLPPEHFFKVVAQLQDLSPEFQVDLVQLEYCQNSLHQLILEEGKPL, from the coding sequence ATGAATTCCTACAAAGCCACAGCAAGACGGCGAAAACAAAGCGCGATCGCGCAAACGGAAAAACGATGGCAACAAGCCCAAATCATTGCTCAACAAGCCTCCAATTTTTTAAGGCAAGAATATGGTGAAATACAAGTTATTTTATTTGGTTCAAGTACACAGCGCGATCGATTTCATCTCCACTCAGATATTGACTTAGCAATTAAAGGTTTACCCCCAGAACATTTTTTTAAGGTAGTAGCGCAGTTACAGGATTTATCACCAGAATTTCAAGTCGATTTAGTGCAACTAGAATATTGCCAAAATTCTCTACATCAATTAATTTTAGAAGAAGGAAAACCGTTATGA
- a CDS encoding formyltransferase family protein, with translation MKVLLLGPERSEIIGALDKSGDEVEIIEKKLSVNDPIIQEVDFLISYGYRHILRKDILSKFQNKAINIHISLLPWNRGADPNLWSFLENTPKGVTIHYLDEGIDTGNILVQTETEFTNEDTLRTSYEKLNELAIELFQSSWLKIREGKIPSQPQPGGGSLHRLQDRERYKHLLTNGWDTPVINLIGKALSN, from the coding sequence ATGAAAGTTTTATTACTAGGACCAGAGAGATCAGAAATTATTGGGGCTTTAGATAAAAGTGGAGATGAGGTAGAGATAATAGAAAAAAAATTGTCTGTAAATGATCCAATTATACAAGAGGTAGATTTTTTAATCAGTTATGGATACCGTCATATCTTAAGGAAAGATATTCTAAGTAAGTTTCAAAATAAAGCGATTAATATTCATATCTCTCTATTACCTTGGAATAGAGGTGCTGATCCCAATTTATGGAGCTTCCTAGAAAATACCCCCAAAGGAGTAACTATCCATTATTTAGATGAAGGAATTGATACAGGAAATATTTTAGTTCAAACTGAAACGGAATTTACTAACGAGGATACTTTACGAACCAGCTACGAAAAGCTCAATGAACTTGCTATTGAATTATTTCAGAGTTCATGGTTAAAAATTAGAGAGGGAAAAATTCCTTCACAGCCACAACCTGGCGGTGGTTCATTACATCGTCTTCAAGATCGAGAACGTTATAAACATTTGTTAACTAACGGATGGGATACACCTGTTATTAATTTAATTGGTAAGGCTTTAAGTAATTAG
- a CDS encoding DUF4351 domain-containing protein — protein MSKPSDIGGKRLISLSPENWARWLTELPQVKVIEMVNSDLQWVSRENDIALKVTSPDTGDFLLLNELQLRYSAKLPRRMRAYSGLVEEKYQLPVYPILVNILPHVINPQIPTCYESNFQGIRAYQDYKVVNLWEVEAEIVFEQNLRTLLPFVPILKGGREETVVREALRELRADEDLNELEPLLSFFASFVLELPVVQEIMRWDMAVLRESPWYQQILQEGEQIGERRGERQGEAKLVLRQLNRRFGVLNPTLEQQIQELSVEQLETLAEELLDFSTVEELETWLEQQ, from the coding sequence ATGAGCAAACCTTCCGATATTGGAGGAAAACGACTGATTAGCCTTTCCCCTGAAAACTGGGCGCGATGGCTAACGGAACTCCCGCAAGTGAAAGTGATAGAAATGGTAAACTCAGATTTGCAATGGGTGAGCCGAGAAAATGATATCGCCTTGAAAGTCACCAGTCCAGACACGGGAGACTTTTTACTCCTCAATGAACTGCAACTGCGTTATTCCGCTAAACTTCCCAGAAGAATGAGAGCTTATAGCGGTTTGGTCGAGGAGAAATATCAGTTGCCAGTGTATCCGATTTTGGTCAACATACTTCCTCATGTCATTAATCCTCAAATTCCCACCTGCTACGAATCAAACTTTCAGGGAATCCGAGCTTATCAAGATTACAAAGTTGTTAACTTATGGGAAGTAGAAGCAGAAATTGTCTTTGAACAAAACCTGCGTACATTATTGCCATTTGTACCAATTTTGAAAGGGGGAAGAGAAGAAACAGTTGTCAGAGAAGCGTTGCGGGAATTGAGAGCAGATGAAGACTTAAACGAGTTAGAACCATTGCTCTCATTTTTTGCGTCGTTTGTGCTAGAACTACCAGTAGTACAGGAAATTATGAGGTGGGATATGGCAGTCTTAAGAGAGTCTCCCTGGTATCAGCAGATTTTACAAGAAGGAGAGCAGATAGGAGAGCGACGAGGAGAGCGACAAGGAGAAGCCAAATTAGTCTTGCGCCAGTTAAATCGTCGTTTTGGAGTATTAAACCCAACTCTGGAACAGCAAATTCAGGAGTTATCCGTAGAACAACTGGAAACCTTAGCGGAGGAATTGCTCGACTTTTCGACAGTGGAGGAGTTAGAAACTTGGTTAGAACAACAGTGA
- a CDS encoding UPF0175 family protein has product MNINDMSIKYPTGFEKAVQMTREEMEQHIRLMAALKMFELGKVSSGKAAELAGISKLDFFDACHRYRVSIFNYPPEELAEELEQDLNLLLE; this is encoded by the coding sequence ATGAATATCAATGATATGTCAATAAAATATCCCACAGGATTTGAAAAAGCAGTTCAAATGACTAGAGAAGAAATGGAACAGCATATCCGTTTAATGGCTGCTTTGAAAATGTTTGAGTTAGGAAAAGTTTCTTCTGGGAAAGCAGCAGAACTAGCAGGAATATCAAAGCTCGATTTTTTTGATGCTTGTCATCGCTATCGTGTTAGCATTTTCAATTATCCACCCGAAGAACTGGCTGAGGAACTGGAACAAGATTTAAATCTTCTGCTAGAATGA
- a CDS encoding HepT-like ribonuclease domain-containing protein: MRRDLERLQDILEAIERIQSRVDLNQIENDEMLQVWVLYHLQIIGEAARALSSELTQHYSQIPWSKIIGLRNRVVHEYFDIDLDIVIDIVIYDLLDLKEQIKGILNDFTDS, from the coding sequence ATGAGGCGCGACTTAGAACGACTACAGGATATTTTGGAAGCGATCGAGCGTATTCAAAGTCGAGTTGACCTTAATCAAATTGAGAATGATGAGATGCTTCAAGTTTGGGTTCTATATCACTTACAAATTATTGGTGAAGCTGCCCGCGCCCTCTCCTCCGAATTAACGCAACACTATTCTCAGATTCCTTGGTCAAAAATTATTGGTTTACGTAATCGCGTTGTGCATGAGTATTTTGATATTGATCTTGATATCGTCATTGATATTGTTATATACGATTTACTTGATTTAAAGGAGCAAATCAAAGGGATTCTTAATGATTTCACTGACAGTTAG
- a CDS encoding nucleotidyltransferase family protein → MLTLDNLLQQRDKILTVAQRHGAYNVRVFGSVVRGEASDRSDVDLLVDYDRSHRSSWFPMGLIEDLEALLGVQVDVVTEKSLKSRLRDRILQEAQPL, encoded by the coding sequence ATGCTCACCTTGGATAATTTACTCCAACAACGGGACAAAATTCTAACTGTTGCTCAACGTCACGGAGCATATAATGTTCGTGTTTTCGGTTCTGTCGTGCGAGGAGAAGCCAGCGATCGTAGTGATGTAGATTTGCTAGTTGATTATGATCGCTCTCATCGCTCATCTTGGTTTCCAATGGGACTGATCGAAGATTTGGAAGCGTTGCTGGGAGTTCAGGTCGATGTTGTTACGGAGAAAAGCCTAAAATCTCGTCTGCGAGATCGGATTCTACAAGAAGCACAACCTTTATGA
- a CDS encoding DUF29 domain-containing protein, with protein MVSELTNPTQNQLYETDYNLWVLDTAKKLQNKELDALDWENLIDEVLDLSRREKRKLESLLTRLFEHLLKLKYWESERERNRGHWQGEIRNFRIQIWRELKASPSLKRHLSETFEECYQDARKITIDKTQLSPDTFPETSISFCDFPKEIAPLDQVLDEEWLPFEEKK; from the coding sequence ATGGTAAGTGAACTAACCAATCCCACTCAAAATCAACTTTATGAAACCGATTATAACCTTTGGGTTTTAGACACAGCCAAGAAACTGCAAAATAAAGAATTAGATGCTCTCGATTGGGAAAATTTGATTGACGAGGTATTAGACTTGAGTCGGCGGGAAAAAAGAAAATTGGAGAGTTTGCTAACCCGACTCTTTGAACATTTACTAAAACTAAAGTATTGGGAATCAGAAAGAGAAAGAAATCGAGGTCATTGGCAAGGAGAGATCAGAAACTTCCGTATTCAAATTTGGCGAGAATTGAAAGCAAGTCCGAGTCTTAAGCGTCACCTCTCAGAAACTTTCGAGGAATGTTACCAAGATGCCCGAAAAATTACAATAGACAAAACTCAGTTATCCCCTGATACTTTTCCTGAAACCTCTATTTCGTTTTGCGACTTTCCAAAGGAAATCGCACCCTTAGATCAAGTCTTAGATGAAGAGTGGTTACCCTTTGAGGAGAAAAAATGA
- a CDS encoding DUF29 domain-containing protein, translating into MQTHQVSNQPQLYDQDYYLWLKKTQEQLATGNFSALDVANLIEELADMGKSEKRAVESNLTILIMHLLKYQYQPQKRSNSWLFTIREHRRRLEKLFKDSPSLKRYFNEVLNECYQDARELAAAETGLPLEMFPTQTPFTTENILNPAFLPSTNDDNNSNI; encoded by the coding sequence ATGCAAACCCATCAAGTTTCTAACCAACCCCAACTTTATGATCAAGATTATTACCTTTGGCTAAAAAAAACTCAAGAGCAACTGGCAACGGGTAACTTTTCTGCACTGGATGTTGCCAATTTAATTGAAGAACTTGCTGACATGGGGAAAAGTGAAAAACGAGCAGTAGAAAGCAACTTAACAATTCTCATCATGCACTTACTGAAATACCAATATCAACCCCAAAAGCGTTCTAACAGTTGGCTGTTTACCATTCGAGAACATCGGAGAAGACTCGAAAAACTATTCAAAGATAGTCCGAGCTTAAAGCGATACTTTAATGAAGTATTGAATGAATGCTATCAAGATGCACGAGAACTTGCTGCTGCTGAAACGGGTTTACCGTTAGAAATGTTTCCAACTCAAACTCCTTTCACAACAGAAAATATTCTAAATCCAGCCTTCTTGCCCAGCACTAATGATGATAACAATTCTAATATCTAG